The Paraburkholderia sp. D15 genome has a segment encoding these proteins:
- a CDS encoding PRTRC system protein D has protein sequence MKTPVFAIDVGYGNTKSAYRAASGTVATAMYPSLAPLAASRTISNYGESVLTGRKVAIIRIDDIEYEVGPDVALTAAYGNTGRTLADDYVLSDNYAALLAGALHFADVTQIERLVLGLPVHNMQKYASELKERFAGELDFGQAGVHVDKAIVVPQPLGSLVFASSNRQSEFGRDSAHLVIDVGYFTTDWVYANGFTMDDKRSGGLPGGASQIYQRIASLIARDQGEPVDDIERIDKALREQTPFFFYGQNIVLDPYVEQSQPLINAVVKEMQNSVGRLPNVRSIILSGGGAALYASAIRKAFPRVVIQIIEAPCFANVRGFLTVGETALARERK, from the coding sequence TTGAAAACCCCCGTCTTCGCTATCGATGTTGGCTATGGCAACACGAAATCCGCGTACCGAGCCGCCAGTGGCACGGTCGCCACAGCGATGTATCCGTCTCTGGCGCCGCTCGCCGCGAGCCGGACCATCTCGAACTACGGCGAGTCGGTTCTGACCGGCCGGAAGGTGGCCATCATCCGCATCGACGATATCGAGTACGAGGTCGGGCCCGACGTGGCGCTGACCGCTGCATACGGCAACACCGGCCGCACACTCGCCGACGACTACGTGCTGTCCGACAACTACGCTGCACTTCTCGCCGGCGCTCTCCATTTCGCAGACGTCACGCAGATCGAGCGGCTGGTGCTGGGCCTGCCGGTGCACAACATGCAGAAATACGCGTCCGAACTGAAAGAGCGTTTCGCTGGCGAGTTGGACTTTGGTCAGGCCGGCGTGCACGTCGACAAAGCCATCGTCGTCCCGCAGCCGCTCGGCTCCCTCGTGTTCGCGTCCAGCAACCGTCAGAGCGAGTTTGGCCGCGACAGCGCCCATCTGGTAATCGACGTCGGGTACTTCACCACCGACTGGGTGTACGCCAACGGCTTCACGATGGACGACAAACGCAGCGGCGGCCTGCCGGGCGGCGCATCCCAGATCTACCAGCGCATCGCGAGCCTGATCGCCAGGGATCAGGGCGAACCGGTCGACGACATCGAACGGATCGACAAGGCGCTGCGCGAGCAAACGCCGTTCTTCTTCTACGGCCAGAACATCGTGCTCGACCCGTACGTCGAGCAATCCCAGCCGCTAATCAATGCGGTGGTCAAGGAGATGCAGAACTCGGTTGGCCGGTTGCCCAACGTTCGATCGATCATCCTGTCGGGTGGCGGCGCCGCACTCTACGCTTCGGCGATCCGCAAGGCGTTCCCTCGCGTCGTGATTCAAATCATCGAAGCGCCCTGCTTCGCGAACGTGCGCGGATTTCTCACCGTCGGCGAGACCGCCCTTGCCCGCGAACGGAAGTGA
- a CDS encoding primase-helicase zinc-binding domain-containing protein, whose protein sequence is MNAHGRELPPEQYEWLQRKLATFTLSAEQWISLLVAHGVPATSLMGVACACPVCGGNDRFTYDNKRGRGDWFCRQCDAGRPMAGDGLRLICKLNRIGLYRLMTEIDGNPPGRWTTTDALDGRTAPSPKRKADPAFVEKRLSDMWNRAHAQREGDLSRRYLMSRVPGLTAPPSGALRLGMLEYWHEKKVLGSWPGILARFELPDGRLGTLHRTFLERSVAAKARIVAPDGEILDNKLNDKTLNPLRGGAVRLMEPENGEIGVGEGLETAYAAHMETGVPVWYCLNRILLSQFVVPQGLGIRVVHIFVDFDEVDPRTGKSPGVAAGVELAKRLRAEGFTVIVHRPKRRGTDFADQWSAKFSTPHGLIVPVGRTVGIERRVLATA, encoded by the coding sequence ATGAATGCACATGGCCGGGAACTACCGCCGGAGCAGTATGAGTGGTTGCAGCGCAAGCTCGCGACCTTCACCCTGTCGGCCGAGCAATGGATTTCCCTTCTCGTCGCGCACGGCGTTCCAGCCACGAGCCTGATGGGTGTTGCCTGCGCGTGCCCCGTATGCGGGGGAAACGACCGATTCACCTACGACAACAAGCGAGGCCGCGGTGACTGGTTCTGCCGGCAGTGTGACGCCGGCAGACCTATGGCCGGAGACGGCCTTCGCCTCATCTGCAAGCTGAACAGGATCGGTCTGTATCGCCTGATGACCGAAATCGACGGCAATCCGCCGGGCCGGTGGACGACGACCGATGCCCTCGATGGACGCACGGCGCCTTCTCCAAAACGCAAGGCCGATCCTGCGTTCGTCGAAAAGCGGCTGAGCGACATGTGGAACAGGGCGCACGCGCAGCGAGAGGGTGATCTTTCGCGTCGCTATCTCATGTCGCGAGTACCCGGTCTCACGGCGCCGCCCTCAGGCGCTTTACGGCTCGGGATGCTCGAGTACTGGCATGAGAAGAAAGTTCTTGGTTCCTGGCCCGGCATTCTCGCGCGTTTTGAGCTGCCGGATGGCCGGCTTGGGACGTTGCATCGCACCTTCCTCGAACGGTCTGTTGCGGCAAAGGCCAGGATCGTCGCGCCGGATGGCGAGATCCTCGACAACAAGCTGAACGACAAGACTCTTAATCCGTTGCGCGGTGGTGCGGTTCGACTGATGGAGCCAGAGAACGGCGAGATCGGTGTCGGCGAGGGGCTCGAAACCGCCTACGCTGCGCATATGGAAACCGGTGTGCCGGTCTGGTACTGCCTGAACCGCATTCTGTTGAGCCAGTTTGTCGTCCCGCAGGGACTTGGCATCCGCGTCGTTCACATCTTCGTTGACTTTGACGAGGTCGATCCGCGCACGGGCAAGTCGCCTGGCGTAGCAGCGGGTGTCGAGCTGGCAAAGCGGCTTCGTGCCGAGGGCTTCACGGTGATTGTTCATCGGCCGAAGCGACGCGGGACTGATTTTGCCGATCAGTGGTCTGCAAAATTCTCGACGCCGCATGGTCTTATCGTGCCCGTCGGAAGGACCGTCGGAATCGAACGCAGGGTGCTTGCGACTGCCTAG